From Camelina sativa cultivar DH55 chromosome 5, Cs, whole genome shotgun sequence:
AAACTTAATAATAGGTGAAAAATATAACGGCAAATAAGATATAGTCACCAGAACAAGTTTGGAAAATACAGTGTAAATGTTAGACAAATTATAATCAACATTTCCTTATAATATTcgaagaaaattaaattttattgagTAGTAATTTAATTTTCCTAATAACAAACAGGTAGATGTAACgatcaaaagattcaaaaccaACTCATCTAGACATAGACCGAGACGGCGAATCGTCGGTTGCTGCGGGCGGAGGAGATCCTTGTCTATGGAGGAGTTCATGTGCTAATGCTTGAAGGTCACTGTTTTCACCACCGAGGCCTATGGTGGCAGCGGCCGAAGATGACGATGATACACCGTATTGCTGGCGTGGATCAACGAACCTTCGTTGTTGTGTGGCCCACGCCGAAGACGGTGTAGTTTGATCGAAGATGGAGGCTAGATCGTAGGTTGAGGGTAAGGGTGAGACTGATGCAGGTATATCGGTTATGGAGAAAGGCGGAGGAGGTGCGAAATAGAGCGGTTGCTGCTGCGATAGAGACGGTGGCCGTGTTTGTGGTTGAGGTAGCTCTAGTGATGCCAAATGGGCTTGTAAGTAAGAAACTTCTGCTTGTAGATTCACCACCTATGTATACATTTTACgagttagaaaaaaatatataaaatgatacTATGTAACTTTCAGGACATTACGTGAGGATGCGACTAATTTATGCCTTGCAATTTCTTGCCAACATAATACGGTTAGTTTGATAAGTGAAATCTCTAtctcttagttttttttatacgTTTAACGTACGTGATAGTTTTAACTATCCTAAAAATGGTTTATAcgtgttaaattttaaaacttctgATTTCATGTAATTGATTATACTTATctaaaagtttaattaattaccCTTCTATTCAGCTTGATTTACTTTCATTCAGAAATCGAATTAATGTATTTTCGATTGTTAAGGTTGTTAAGCCACAATTTATGTAAGGTATTCTAACATAGAgagtaataatttttaatgacaCGCATGGTATAGATTCATCCCATTATCACATGGAATATGGACATGCAGATACAGTAACAGTTAATGAAACTAATTAAATgcgaagaaacaaaataatgtttatACACAAAATAAATACTACTATTTTATATTCATAGTACGATAGAAAAAGATCGATATATAGtggaaaatacaaaaattgGTATATCTACGTATTAACACAGAAAATTGTAGCCCGACCAATTCCCGAAAAccagcaaagaaacaaaaactccaTAATTTTGCAATGGGACTTGTCACGACcgtatcatttttatataattgcATAATACATTATTTTAAGAGATTTCATAAGTAATTAACCAGACAACCATGCCTTTTTTCCTTTATACTCAAAGTAGAAGATTAGATAACCAAGAAAACTCAAGAAAGTGACAAGCTCTCGAAAAACTCTAAGAAGATTTCATTTCATGCACCCAAAAAATTGTTCATCTTTAACCTAATTTACATGactagaaaattatatatattcccAAACGAAACTGAAGTTTGCtactttggaaaagaaaaacgtaactgtcatcaaaataatttttggttaGTTTAATTCAAGAAGTATGTTTCACATATAGTGATTTCCAACGCATTTTAATAATTCTTTACCAAAAAAGGTTAAATTAATTACCTGTTGCTGAAGAGCAAAGATGTGAGCGACGCAACCATAGATAGGGTCCCTTATCCGAGCCTGAGCTTCATAGCAAATAGTTACGACAGCATCGGACCTTCGATGAACTGGTATGTGCAAAAGAAGCTTCGAGACGTTACTGGCTCCGAACACTTTATGCACCGCTGCAAAATAAGCTGAGCCTTGCTCGGAGTCGAAGTAGGGTGCAAATATACATCCCGGCACACACTTTCTCCTTAGAAACTTACAAGCACCACATGGGCCGCCACCCCCACTGCCACTACTGCTTCCTCCACCCCCGCTGctacctcctcctccaccacaaccaccacctCCGCCTCCCACGGCAGTGATTGTGTTCCCACCACCGCTCATGATCACCCTCACACAATGAACGAGTTgttgctctctttctctcttttgtttagggtgttgagaaaaaaatgtattgagATTTAAGTTTGGTATTGTTTAAAGAAGAGATGAATATTTGAGAAAAGGGAATCAAGAGAggagaattagggtttggtAAGAGGAGAGTATAGAGAAGAAAGTCTTTAAAGCCACGCGAGGACAAAgctaaccacaaaaaaaaaggaaaaaataaaagaagaacgatctctctctctcttttctctttctagCTATCTCGTATTTAGTTGTTTGCGTGAAGCAAACATGGGATAAGCCTCTTCTATTATTATTTCTCATATGTTATATAACCTTTAATGACACAATTATATCATTTATAAATCAAAAGAGacataaaaagggaaaaatcgTTTGATTATCTATTTCCCTTGGAACATCTCgtgataaaattttattttccaagaaaaataaagttctTGCTTTCTCTTTATTTACTGTGAATTTACatgtgaaatattatttttggagACATCTCAGTATCTCACGACTTTAATTATATGAATTACGTATACAAGatggataaataaataaaataaattcatatCATTAAATAAGTTATCAAATTATGACTTGACGTCTAATTAAATTAGGCcatcaaaaattattatatttacaaaatgcATGCcattaaaaaatagtatactattttatcaatttaataGCCATAGTGCATAAAGAAATGCTAGGTCttagttattttctttaatgATTCGATTTTCCAAAATTTGTATAATCGGAATAATAATGCAAAAGCGTACGTAACTGATTAAAGACCTTCTCAAGTAAAAATAtggataagaaaacaaaatcactaTTAGCTTACGAAATAGTTAAATTAGTTACGCATAGTCGCATACTACTAGAGCATTGTTAACTCATCCATTCCCATATTTTAACTTCACGTTCCCCATCGATAATTACCGTAAACTGTGAAAGTGAAGGTTAATGGATTCGATTTCGGTTTATTAACGAGATCAGAGTGAACCGAAGTAACCCGGGAGTCAAAATGTCTAAAATCTCTCGGTttgaaaggaaacaaaaaaaaaaacgtagctACGTGTGCCAATAACAGAAGTACACATGGCGATAGTGATTGTAACTGCCTTTAGCGagtgaaagaaaaatgaatgaCGTCATACGTCACGTAGGTCCCACGCGCCGTTCCCTTAGAAAGTTAGTAACGCCCCTT
This genomic window contains:
- the LOC104784793 gene encoding LOB domain-containing protein 18, whose product is MSGGGNTITAVGGGGGGCGGGGGSSGGGGSSSGSGGGGPCGACKFLRRKCVPGCIFAPYFDSEQGSAYFAAVHKVFGASNVSKLLLHIPVHRRSDAVVTICYEAQARIRDPIYGCVAHIFALQQQVVNLQAEVSYLQAHLASLELPQPQTRPPSLSQQQPLYFAPPPPFSITDIPASVSPLPSTYDLASIFDQTTPSSAWATQQRRFVDPRQQYGVSSSSSAAATIGLGGENSDLQALAHELLHRQGSPPPAATDDSPSRSMSR